The genomic window TTCGTGCTGATTCCAAAATAAGACtcaaaggggcaatctgtagttgctacatccattggACTTATACATGTattatatatacccattgattcttgaagaatatacctTATAAATGCTTCacgagtttagttcaactgtcacaccccATGAGAACCCGAAATATAAATGtgaatcaacactgtatagcctcaaaatatggttaaaacaatacttttgatatggatggtcagtccttgcatccatagctctgtctattgatctgagaatggttacatttctcctggccaatccctcagctttttttatttaccaaaacacaggtggggtttcatttttgtcttcttctagtTTTCTTAATCTCAGTTTATgtgaaaaaacaagaaaatatagTGTAGAGTAcaggtattcaactcttaccctatgaggtctggagcctgctggttttctgttctacatgATAATGAATTTCACCCAGcaggtgtcccaggtctaaagcagaagaactggcttcgaggtccagagttaagtttgggggggggtagagaatcattataccatcaaaacctctgtgaaatatattttccataaccaagaatattgtattttcagctggtgtacaaaactgaaaataAAAGACTAAAAAAtgagcgcacatagaacagatctatatCTATtattctatgtgaatttggtcgggtcgccgaAAAAGTTATATATTGCAAAGTAATCTAAAACTAACTGAAAGTAATAAGATTAGTTACTGAGTTTGGTAAAtgcaaaagttacgttactgattgcaattttggacaggtaactagtaactgcaACAGatgacatttagaaagtaacctacccaaccctgctatTTAGCCATAAGAAGAATGGGAAGCATCAGTGCCATGCAGGGAAATGGGTTCCTCTCACCTCCAGGTCTGAGAAGAACTCCTGGCCTCCACAGCTCGTTCTCTTTCTGGTTCTGGAGCATACAGGAGTATAGCCCTGCGTCCTCTGACCTTATGTTAATGAGGCGCAGTGTGAAAGTCATCTTGCTTCCCATATCATGCTTACTGGCCTGGAACCGGTGTTCGTCCACGCTGGCTTCATGGCTGGTCCGGCCAGCATTGTTGAGGCTGAGAAGGAGCTGGATGTCGAGGTTGTTGTGGAGAGTGCGGAACCAGAATACCTTCTGACAGGCGTGGTTGGAACACTCACAGGTGAAGACCTCTGTGTCGTTGATCCCGGGGTAGCGGACGAAGTCGGACTCTGAAAGTGTCTGGTGGGACACTGGGATAGGAAAAGTGAATGGACTGTAGTTTGGCTAAACAAACTGCCACCACATCAAaggagacatacagtatataaacaaTACTGTTGGAATGAGGTCCTATTGCCATTTTTGCATGCTGGACAGAGATCAAAATAATAATAAGACATGATGGATGTCCGTAACATGTACGCTGTCCAACAATATTTTCACCTGACAAAGATCCGTATAAGATTGAAACGTTGTCTGCTTGTGCGTCAATATAATTGAATTATTGTGCTTTCACCAGTGTTGTGGACACCTGTTTATTAAATCAGGTAAATTATACATGAAATACTGTACATCAAGCGAGATAGAAAGACAGAAGGATCAatgtaaaatgaaaaaaaaactaaCCTGAACACAGACATACTATCATCAAACCAGTCGTTTTGCAAGAGTGGAAATGTTAAATGACAGCACCTTGGAACCATGAAGAAACACAAATAAAAGGTTAGTGGAGAGACTTATCTATAAAGGCGACATTATGAAGCAAACATTGTGCGAGAAACTGCTGAAATGTTTCGCTTGGCTTCTTTATATGTAACGCATCACAGAAATAGGTATACATATCTTAACTGCAGAGGTCTCGATGGATTTAAGAATAGCTCTTGGTCGTCATTGAATTTCCGTCATGTCTTGGAGACAATATTGAGGGTCTGCATTTTGATCCAGCATACTGTTTTTTATTTACTATTATTTAATCATCGCAGACTAAAACATCATATCACTTAAATATTTGAAAGAACTTTATATAAATAAACTTAAAGAAAACACAGGGGCCTCTTCAACACTCCATTAAGCAAATaacaaataacacacacacttaacattCTGACTTGCACTAGTTGTCAAGGTGGGTCTAACGCTGTTCCTGAGGCCTCAACAGAGAAGAACTTGTTAACAGTGGGTAGACAGAATATTGCGGTCCTACCTGTTGTCCACAAACACACCATTGTCCATACCAGTCCCAATGGGGTCATCTTGAGTGGTTGTGGACTTGTGGTGTATGTCTCGAGTGTTAGCTGAGGGTCGGCAAAAGTGCTTTCTTTTCCCTTCATGCATCTGCCAGAGAACAGGGGAGGAACTGAAGTAACATGGCCAAGTGTTGCCTGGGCAACACCCCTACGTGAcagcacacagccacacaccaggcctatctcacacacacacacacacacacacaattgcaaTAAAGACATTACGTCAGAAGATTTCCCCAAATAATACATTATCTTTATGTCCTCTTGTTGATTGTTTGGGAGGTTTTGTCTATATTTGCCACTTAAGAGATCACTGATTCATACAATATTAACacataaaataaaacataaaataaa from Salmo trutta chromosome 16, fSalTru1.1, whole genome shotgun sequence includes these protein-coding regions:
- the cd8b gene encoding uncharacterized protein cd8b → MIVCLCSVSHQTLSESDFVRYPGINDTEVFTCECSNHACQKVFWFRTLHNNLDIQLLLSLNNAGRTSHEASVDEHRFQASKHDMGSKMTFTLRLINIRSEDAGLYSCMLQNQKENELWRPGVLLRPGETRPTLFPVTKPQPQGIPNSIPNSIPNSTPNGRCTKSNYQTPKGCGSKVLWPLVGVLLALAVALISSTHTVLLQQKGPLE